CCACCATAGGTCTGATCCGCGTCCTGGCTTATGAATGAATGCTGATTTAAATCGTTTTAGCACTAATAAAACAAGCAGCCATTGCCAAAGTAGCCGATTATCCATACAGGTTGTCCCGTTGAGTCCGCCTTAGGCGGATTGAGCCCGTTAAAAAAGGAAAATGTCTGTTTTTAATTTCTTTTACCGGCAAACGGGCGAACGGGTAACGGGCTCAACCTGATTGAGACGGGTTCTAATTGGGTTTAGGGCTTCTATGTTTCTGAAATGTCTTCTTAAACTCCTCGCGCAAATTATCACGCCAGCGCTTAAATAGCGGTTTAATGGCTTCATAAAACGGGCTTTGCTTGGAAACGGTGACCTCCTCTGCCACCAGCACCGTGAAACTGGCGTGCTGGTCCTCAGAATGCCCTCCCTCTAGCCGCTCCAATTCAACGACCAAGTCGTTCTGGTCGTGCGTGCTGTTATGCGTACCGACAGCTGGTTTTGACCCTTTTGAAAAACTGCTGCGGCTGCTCCAGCAGATATAGCCCTCCTTGTATATGCCCATGACATAGTTTTTATCTGGATGCCGGGCCAGTTTAAAATGGCCGTCATCATTGGAGAGATCTTGATTGACCTCAATCGTGCGGGATGCAGCGGCACCATTGCTGTGGTGATCTTCGTACCAGCGAATGGCCACAGCCGCACCTTCTATTGGATACTGGGTTTCAGCATCCACCACGCGGCCGTTGATCATACATTTTGGCGCGCAGGCCGCCATGAAAAGGCTTAAAAAGATAAACGTCGACAACACTGTGGTTCGAATCGAAGTGGCCTTCATAATTCCCCCCCAAAGCCTTAGGAATGTAAAGCCGGTTCGGTTCAGCCCTATCCGGAAGCGGACAGGGCTGACTGAATCTTATTGTTTGTGATCTCCCCAAAAGTCTTTGTAATTCGAGGTACTTACCACAATTTAAATTAAGAGCCCGACAAAAAAGATGCACGCACACCCGAGAAGTCTCCTGCTTTCTTATCGGCACTAAGCGGTAAAAGTTTAGACATTTTTCATTATGATCAACTGTGAGCGGATTTTGCGGCGTTACAATCTGTTACAAACTGTTACATCGCAGAAAAGCATTCTGTTTGTATTCGAATTATATTTCAACCATCGATAATGTCTTTGTTTTTAAAAACTGATGCAGGTTGTTTTACAACAAAGGAGGAATCATGGTAAAAAAAGGTTTAACAATCACCCTTATCTGTGTTTTTATTTTAGGCGTACTGGTGTTCAATGGTTGCCGCTCGCATTCCCCAGACCATAAAGCGGAATTCATGGTGGATTACATTTCCGAGACCCTCGACCTGAACGACAGCCAGAGAGAGCACCTTGATGGGATCAAAGAAGAGTTTCTGGCCAAAGCCAAAGAGATGCATGCCAAGAAAAAAGCCATGCATGCCGAATTCAAGACCGAGTTGCTCAAAGAAGAAATTGATCAGCAACGAATGAAAGATCTCATGGCACAGAAGCGGGAACAGATGGCCGAAATAATGGATCTGGCGGTGGAGCGTTTGGCCGAGTTCCATAAAACCCTGTCAGCGGAGCAAAAGGAAAAATTGGTGGCGAAGTTGGAATGGTTTCATGAGAAACACAATCAAAAATGGCAATAAAAGCCATCTCAAAAATGCATCTAACACCCAAGGGCTTTGTTCCAAACCGATTCAAAATGCTCGAATACTAGCGTGTATGCTCCACTTTTGAATCGGTTTGCGCCTCGCCCTTGGGCGTTACCTACTATTTTTGAGACGGCTTTAAATCATTATCACTAAATACAGAATTAAAATTTCTATTTGGGCGAACCATGAACCCGACGATTCTGATCATTGATGACGATGCCAAGCTCAACAAGCTGCTCAAAGACTTTTTAACGGATTTTGGGTATGCGGTCATCACAGCAACCCATCCGGCCAGAGGTATAAAAAAGCTCAAGCAGGCATCCCCCGATCTCGTGATCCTGGATATCATGCTGCCGGAAATGGATGGGTTTGAGGTTTGCAGATTGATTCGCCAGACCAGCAGTATTCCCATCATCATGTTGACCGCCAGAGGCGAGGTCACCGATAAAGTGGTCGGGCTGGAGCTGGGCGCTGATGATTATCTGGCGAAACCCTTTGAACCCCGCGAACTGGTGGCCCGAATTCAGTCTGTGTTACGGCGCACCCAGCCGTTCGGAGATAATCAAGTGCTCACCTTTGATCGGTTGACCATTGATCTGGATAAACGCATTGCCTCGCTGGATGGCAACCCCGTTGACCTGACAACCAACGAATTTACGGCCCTGGCACTGCTGGCCAGAAACGCCGGCAAAGTATTGAATCGGGACCAAATTCTGCAGGAGCTGCGTGGTATGGATTGTGATGCCTTTAATCGCTCGGTTGATATTGCTGTCAGTCGCCTGCGTCAAAAGCTAAATGATAATCCAAAATCGCCCGAATTTATCAAAACGATTTGGGGCAGTGGATATGTATTTATAGGAAAAAATGCGGATTAATTTTTTTAATAGAATCATACGCTCGGTGTTCACCAAGCTCTTGGTGGTGATCATCTTAGCCGGTATTTGCATCAATTTGGTGGTGGTTGGGTTTTTCGTTCACCTTCGTGATGCTTTCGTCGGCCCGTTTCATAAAAATGTGGTTCAATACCTCAATTATCTGATTGCCGATATGGGCACCCCGCCTACCTTGGACCACGCGCGCGAAATCGCCCGACAGTCCTATTTGGAAATTCGTTACGAAAGCCCGGATCTCAGTTGGACCACTTCCGATGCCCTGCCAGCAGATATCAAAGGCCGGTTTCGCAGCTGGCACCAAAATCCCGATATCCGCTTTGGCAAATATCGGGGCCGACATATCATTGAGGTCAATACAGAGGCGGGCCGCTTTATTTTCGGTGCATCGCGTCATCTGCCGGTCGAACGGGAACGACGCCGGCTGTTTATTATTGTGCTGGTCCTTTTAACGGCAATTCTGACTGTTGCCTTTTTTATCATTCGCCATATTTTAAGACCGGTAAAATGGCTGAACACCGGGGTGCAGGAAGTCAGTCGCGGGAATTTAAAACACCGGGTGCCGCTGAAAAAGTCCGATGAGTTACGGGATCTGGCAGAAGCTTTCAATAACATGACCGATCGTATTCGGGATATGCTGCACTCCAAAGAGCAGCTGCTTTTAGATGTCAGCCATGAACTGCGAACCCCGCTGACGCGCATGAAAGTGGCGCTTGAATTTTTAGCTGACAGCCAGGCCAAACAAAGTCTTCAAGGTGACATCGAAGAAATGGAGAAAATGGTCAGCGAAATTCTGGAAACCGCCCGCCGGCAGCATAAATATGAAAATTTAAAAAAAAAGCCCACTAACCTGACCGATTTGATAAAGCAAACAACGTCTGCTTTTGAGAACCAGCCGCCGGGTGTTAAAATTGTGGATTTTCCTTCTGAAATTGAGGTCGAGATAGACCCCGAACAGATCAAAGCCGTATTTGAAAATGTACTGAATAATGCCATTAAATATAGCGAAGCGGACAGCAAGCCTGTTGAGGTGACCTGTGAGTTGCAGGCTTCATATGCCGTCATCCGGATCAGGGATTATGGCATTGGAATTCCGCCAGAAGACCTGGCCCATATTTTCGAGCCGTTTTATCGGGTGGATAAATCCCGCGCCAAAGACACCGGGGGGTATGGTTTGGGGTTAAGTCTATGCAAGACCATTATGGAAGCCCATGACGGTAAAATTGAGGTGCAGAGTACGCAACATGAAGGCACGACCGTATCTTTGCATTTACCTTTACTTCAAAGTTAGTGTTTTATTAAATCATCAAAGGACTGACAATGACAAAACATCCTGCCAACAAACCTACGGGGGCCGGCAAAAGCAGCTTTGGGCTGATTGATACGGCAACCTTTTTTCAAGAGCTTGATTTAAAAGAAGACATTACCTTTTTGGATGTCGCCTGCGGCCGGGGTGCCTATACACTGGCCGTTGCCGATATTATCGGTAACAACGGTCAGATATATGCGGTTGATTTATGGGAAGAGGGAATTGGTATCTTAAGCGAAGAAGCTGCTTCAAAAGGGATTCAGAATATTACGACTTTTGTCAGCGATGTTGCACAGCACATACCCATTGAAGATGATTGCGTGGATGCCTGTCTGATGGCAACCGTGTTGCATGATCTGGTGGCAGATAAAATCGATCAGCAGACGCTCAAAGAAATAGTCAGAGTGATGAAACCAGGAGGTACGCTGGTCATTGTTGAGTTTTTTAAAAAACAAGGACCACCGGGGCCCCCGAAACCGGTGCGGCTGTCGCCGGAAGAAGTGGATCAAATGCTAACGGTCCATGGCTTTCAGCAAAAACGCTATACAGAAATTGGGCCAGATAACTATTTACAGA
This genomic stretch from Desulfobacterales bacterium harbors:
- a CDS encoding Spy/CpxP family protein refolding chaperone, translated to MVKKGLTITLICVFILGVLVFNGCRSHSPDHKAEFMVDYISETLDLNDSQREHLDGIKEEFLAKAKEMHAKKKAMHAEFKTELLKEEIDQQRMKDLMAQKREQMAEIMDLAVERLAEFHKTLSAEQKEKLVAKLEWFHEKHNQKWQ
- a CDS encoding response regulator transcription factor, which codes for MNPTILIIDDDAKLNKLLKDFLTDFGYAVITATHPARGIKKLKQASPDLVILDIMLPEMDGFEVCRLIRQTSSIPIIMLTARGEVTDKVVGLELGADDYLAKPFEPRELVARIQSVLRRTQPFGDNQVLTFDRLTIDLDKRIASLDGNPVDLTTNEFTALALLARNAGKVLNRDQILQELRGMDCDAFNRSVDIAVSRLRQKLNDNPKSPEFIKTIWGSGYVFIGKNAD
- a CDS encoding HAMP domain-containing sensor histidine kinase; protein product: MRINFFNRIIRSVFTKLLVVIILAGICINLVVVGFFVHLRDAFVGPFHKNVVQYLNYLIADMGTPPTLDHAREIARQSYLEIRYESPDLSWTTSDALPADIKGRFRSWHQNPDIRFGKYRGRHIIEVNTEAGRFIFGASRHLPVERERRRLFIIVLVLLTAILTVAFFIIRHILRPVKWLNTGVQEVSRGNLKHRVPLKKSDELRDLAEAFNNMTDRIRDMLHSKEQLLLDVSHELRTPLTRMKVALEFLADSQAKQSLQGDIEEMEKMVSEILETARRQHKYENLKKKPTNLTDLIKQTTSAFENQPPGVKIVDFPSEIEVEIDPEQIKAVFENVLNNAIKYSEADSKPVEVTCELQASYAVIRIRDYGIGIPPEDLAHIFEPFYRVDKSRAKDTGGYGLGLSLCKTIMEAHDGKIEVQSTQHEGTTVSLHLPLLQS
- a CDS encoding methyltransferase domain-containing protein, with product MTKHPANKPTGAGKSSFGLIDTATFFQELDLKEDITFLDVACGRGAYTLAVADIIGNNGQIYAVDLWEEGIGILSEEAASKGIQNITTFVSDVAQHIPIEDDCVDACLMATVLHDLVADKIDQQTLKEIVRVMKPGGTLVIVEFFKKQGPPGPPKPVRLSPEEVDQMLTVHGFQQKRYTEIGPDNYLQIFLKRE